The following are encoded in a window of Telmatobacter sp. DSM 110680 genomic DNA:
- a CDS encoding HNH endonuclease, whose translation MDPRIEKIRQLLNELDVETANAPKGDAGFSALELPDIIGEIVDDLQPILTAYDAAFYWFLFRHSIAKDGNPQIRVSRSSLRRAVVKSSYTNAAENNISIGKVQDTLHALEEIGAIQKLGEPNRQGTLYRVLIPDEIEACRKFRAERIAEETALFPINNKGQHERRMQVFERDGYKCRHCEKQLTRFTATTDYVKSPQEGGDESAENLLTTCADCNSRSRENAS comes from the coding sequence ATGGATCCGCGCATCGAAAAGATTCGCCAGCTTCTTAACGAACTGGATGTAGAGACCGCGAATGCTCCCAAGGGAGACGCTGGATTCTCAGCGCTCGAATTGCCCGACATCATCGGCGAAATCGTCGATGACCTGCAACCGATCCTGACCGCCTATGACGCTGCTTTCTACTGGTTTCTCTTTCGCCATTCCATTGCGAAGGACGGCAATCCGCAAATCCGCGTAAGCCGCAGCAGCTTGCGGCGTGCGGTGGTGAAGTCGTCCTACACAAACGCCGCCGAAAACAATATTTCGATTGGCAAAGTGCAGGACACGCTGCATGCACTCGAAGAGATCGGCGCAATCCAGAAACTTGGCGAACCTAATCGCCAGGGAACCCTCTATCGCGTCCTCATCCCCGACGAGATCGAGGCATGTCGCAAGTTTCGCGCCGAACGCATCGCTGAAGAGACAGCCTTATTCCCCATCAACAACAAGGGACAGCACGAACGGCGCATGCAGGTTTTCGAGCGGGACGGCTACAAGTGCCGCCATTGCGAGAAGCAGCTCACGCGCTTCACCGCGACAACAGATTATGTGAAGTCTCCTCAAGAAGGGGGAGACGAGAGCGCTGAGAATCTGCTTACCACCTGCGCCGATTGCAATTCCCGCTCGCGAGAAAATGCTTCGTAA
- a CDS encoding thioesterase family protein, whose amino-acid sequence MPVITHQVRVRYAETDQMGIVYYANYLVWFELGRVELLRSLGLAYSQLEKEHECILPVVEATCRYRSPAKYDDEILIETHPAMLRGSVLKFAYRILRKGADGAKPTLLAEGETVHVVCDDQLKRKALPEHYADALRKLMPEHRAHPTT is encoded by the coding sequence ATGCCAGTCATTACCCACCAGGTGCGCGTGCGTTATGCAGAGACCGACCAGATGGGTATTGTCTATTACGCGAATTATCTGGTCTGGTTTGAACTGGGACGCGTGGAACTGCTGCGCTCGCTCGGTCTCGCATACAGCCAACTGGAGAAAGAGCACGAGTGCATTCTTCCCGTAGTGGAAGCTACGTGCCGCTATCGTTCCCCCGCGAAATATGACGACGAAATTCTGATTGAGACGCATCCTGCGATGCTACGCGGATCGGTGCTGAAGTTTGCCTATCGAATCTTGCGCAAGGGAGCAGATGGCGCGAAGCCGACCTTGCTGGCGGAAGGCGAAACGGTGCATGTTGTCTGCGATGACCAGTTGAAGCGCAAAGCACTTCCCGAACACTATGCAGACGCACTGCGAAAGCTGATGCCGGAGCATCGGGCACACCCGACAACGTAG
- the rseP gene encoding RIP metalloprotease RseP, which produces MHDFLVSAVAFIVLVGLMVVVHELGHFLAAKHCGVRVEAFSVGFGPRLFGIRYGDTDYKVCLLPLGGFVKMTGENPGEVAMVPGTPVGIQAAERLNDQDPDDVHSEEALVDDPGSFMNHPRWQRMLIGVAGPVFNFILAFVLMLFYFNFINEVPDIRTTKLEWVTPGSAADQAGLKPGDTVAAFDNTANPDYQKFHDLVGENTNKTVPVTVNRNGASLQTFIHLPGTIDAMRDDLSKAGIFVQYTQTPIQIDQVSPNSPAQNAGLQSGDKIISVDGHAFHTVFPLVDYMQTGKGSPLVLAIDRKGVMLPPITVHPYVQEGGWRLGFLPELPGEVPVRTEPMTFVSAVKESRDFCADGSLMIVNVLKKVLTHQVSVKQLSGPVGIAVAAGQAVKERYWLAKFELAAGISLNLGILNLLPFPILDGGLILLLMIESIMRRDISMIVKERIYQAAFVVLVAFFAFIMFNDFSKLQIFSHLKP; this is translated from the coding sequence ATGCATGACTTTCTTGTTTCCGCTGTAGCTTTCATCGTCCTCGTCGGCTTGATGGTAGTGGTGCACGAACTTGGCCACTTTCTGGCCGCGAAACACTGTGGAGTTCGCGTCGAGGCCTTCTCGGTTGGATTTGGACCGCGCCTTTTCGGCATTCGCTACGGAGACACCGACTACAAGGTCTGCCTGCTGCCACTTGGCGGATTTGTGAAGATGACGGGCGAGAACCCCGGCGAAGTCGCCATGGTTCCCGGCACGCCTGTGGGTATCCAGGCGGCGGAACGGCTCAACGATCAAGATCCAGACGATGTTCATTCTGAAGAAGCACTGGTGGACGACCCTGGCTCGTTCATGAACCATCCCCGCTGGCAACGCATGCTGATTGGCGTGGCAGGCCCGGTCTTCAACTTCATTCTTGCGTTCGTGCTGATGCTGTTCTACTTCAACTTCATTAACGAAGTGCCGGATATCCGGACCACAAAGCTCGAATGGGTCACTCCCGGCTCAGCAGCCGACCAGGCTGGCCTGAAGCCGGGCGACACCGTTGCGGCTTTCGACAATACCGCGAATCCCGACTACCAGAAGTTCCACGATCTTGTCGGAGAGAACACAAATAAGACCGTTCCAGTCACCGTAAATCGCAATGGCGCAAGTCTGCAGACATTCATCCATCTGCCGGGCACCATCGATGCAATGCGCGATGACCTGAGTAAAGCCGGCATCTTTGTGCAGTACACCCAGACTCCGATCCAGATCGACCAGGTCAGTCCCAATTCGCCGGCCCAGAATGCGGGTCTGCAGTCCGGCGACAAGATTATCTCCGTCGATGGCCATGCCTTCCATACGGTCTTTCCGCTGGTGGATTACATGCAGACGGGGAAGGGCAGTCCCTTGGTCCTTGCGATCGATCGCAAAGGAGTAATGCTGCCGCCGATCACGGTTCATCCGTATGTTCAGGAAGGGGGCTGGCGCCTCGGCTTCCTCCCGGAACTGCCCGGAGAAGTGCCAGTTCGGACCGAGCCGATGACTTTTGTGAGCGCTGTCAAGGAATCGCGAGACTTCTGCGCGGATGGCTCGCTGATGATTGTGAACGTGCTGAAGAAGGTGCTCACACACCAGGTTTCGGTGAAGCAGCTTTCCGGCCCGGTGGGCATCGCGGTCGCAGCAGGTCAGGCAGTCAAGGAACGCTACTGGCTGGCCAAGTTTGAACTTGCCGCTGGCATCAGCCTCAATCTCGGCATCCTGAACCTCCTGCCATTTCCAATCCTCGACGGGGGATTGATCCTGCTGCTGATGATTGAGAGCATCATGCGGCGCGACATCAGCATGATTGTGAAAGAGCGCATCTACCAGGCCGCCTTTGTGGTGCTGGTGGCGTTCTTCGCGTTCATCATGTTCAACGACTTCAGCAAACTGCAGATCTTCTCGCACCTCAAACCCTGA